CCGCGCCTTTTCCAGCGCCTCCGTTACGATTGTTGGAGATCATCTGAGAATAATGGCTGGTCCAACTGATTCAAACTCCCGTGTGACTTTTGCTGTAACAGCTGAAGACTCAACATCTGCCGGCGAGCTACAACTTGAAACAGCACAGACTAACGTTCAAACATATGCATTAGGCAGCAAAGTAATAGCCGGTACAGCCCAAGGTGGCGGAACGCCTGGAGACAATGGCACGCTCCCCAACGGCACTGCACTGCGTGGCCGGCGCAGTGACAAATCCGGCATTTACGCCCTGGAAGATGTGGACCTCTTTAACCTGCTTTGTATCCCCCGTGCATCAGTGGTTGGTGATGATGCGCTTTCCGCAGATGAGGCCTTTGCAGTGCAACGGGCCGCCATTGATTATTGCGAAGAGCGCAGGGCTTTTTTCCTTATGGATACACCCACCGGCAGAGATGAGGTGCAGGAGATAAAAGAGTGGCTCGAAGAGAATGCCGGCCTGCGCCACAAAAACGCAGCATTGTACTTTCCCCGCATTGAGATCCCTGATCCGCTCAACGGGTTCAGGCTTCGCTCCGTGGGGGCCTGTGGTACCATTGCCGGGCTCTACGCCCGTACCGACAGTACCCGCGGGGTATGGAAAGCGCCGGCCGGAACCGAGGCCACACTGAAAAACGCCAAGCAGCTGGAATATTGCCTGACGGACCGGCAAAACGGCACACTCAATCCCCTGGCCATCAACTGCCTGCGCAACTTCCCTGTCTACGGCCCAGTGTGCTGGGGCGCAAGAACCCTTGACGGCAGTGACCAGCAGGCATCGGAATGGAAGTATGTACCCATCAGGCGGTTGGCCCTGTTTATCGAAGAGAGCCTTTTTCGCGGCACACAGTGGGTGGTCTTCGAGCCCAACGACGAACCGTTGTGGGCACAGATTCGTTTGAACATCGGCGCGTTTATGCATGACCTGTTCCGTCAAGGCGCCTTCCAGGGCAAAGCCCCCCGGGAGGCCTATTTCGTTAAATGCGACAAGGAGACTAACCCCCAGAGCGATATCAACAAAGGCATTGTCAATATCCTTGTGGGCTTTGCCCCACTCAAACCGGCAGAATTCGTGATGATCAGCATCCAGCAGATTGCCGGACAGATCGAGGTATAAGGAATCGAGGTATAAGGAGAAGGTTATGGCCCAATTCAGTGTCAATGCGGATCGATTCGACCCGTACAAAAATTTCAAGTTTCGCGTCAAGTGGGATGGAAAATATGTGGCCGGCGTCAGCAAAGTCGGTGCCTTGAAACGGACCACCGAAGTGGTGGAACATCGCGAAGGAGGCGACCCCAGCAGCAGCCGGAAATCACCGGGCCGGAGCAAATATGAGGCCATTACCCTGGAGCGTGGCGTGACCCACGACAAGGAGTTTGAACAGTGGGCCAACAAGATCTGGAATTATGGATCCGGACTGGGGGCCGAGGTCTCTTTGAAGGATTTTCGTAAGGACATCATCATTGAGCTGTACAATGAGGCTGGTCAACTCGTCATGAGCTATAAGGTTTATCGGTGCTGGGCCTCCGAATATCAGGCCCTGCCCGATTTGGATGCCAATGCCAACGCCGTGGCCATCCAGACCCTTAAATTAGAAAACGAGGGCTGGGAACGTGACTATGAGGTTGCAGAACCGGCTGAGGAAAGCTATACGGAGCCCCAATAAGCCATGTCTGCATTGTCTGGACATGAACTTTTCCGGATATGGGAAGCGGGCCGGAGCATCCCCCCCTATCACCGGGCCCTGCTGCTTGTTGCCGCCGGAGAGAATACAACCGTGGAAGATATTGCCGCGCTGCCTGTCGGTATGCGTGACACAAGGCTCCTGGCACTCCGGGAAGGGATCTTTGGCCCCAAGATGCGCTGTCTGGCCGATTGCCCTGCCTGCCGGGAAATGCTGGAGTTCAGCATAAACACCACCGAACTGCGGGCCTCGGCCGGCGATTTGCCTTCGGAAGCGCTGCAACTGGAGATGGACGGCTACACCGTGGAGTTTCGTGTGCCCACCAGCCGCGATCTCATCTCCCTGTATGATCAAGAAAAAAGTCAAAAAAGAAATAGCCGAACGTTGCAGCACCAATTGCTGCAGCGCTGCCTGTTAAGTGCCGGGTGCGGCAGCGGCCAGATCCCTTTTGAGAATTTGCCAAGCCAGGTGTGCGAGGCGGTCATTGCCCGGATCGAAGCAGCTGATCCCAACGCGGACATTCAGCTGGCGCTGAGCTGCCCGGCCTGTGCGCACCGCTGGCAGGCCCTGTTTGACATTGTTTCCTACTTTTGGAATGAAATCCATAATTGGGCCCTCGGTCTTGTAAGAGATGTGCATGTCCTGGCCTCAACCTACGGCTGGCACGAAGCCGATATCCTGGCCATGAGTCCGTTTCGCCGCAACCTCTATCTGGAGTTGATTGGAACGTGAGCAATTTTTTCACCCATCTTATCAGCCGCAGTTTTGGGCACGAACAAGCAGCGCCGGTGGTGCGCCCATGCCCCCCCAGCCTGTTCGAATCCCGGCCAACCCAAGACATAGGGCTGTTTCTTGATGCTGAGCAGCCTGATTTTTTAAAACAAACACTCACAACAGACAGCTACGGCGCTTCATCTCCCCCACCGGTAAGCCATCGTCCCTCTGCGCCCCCTGTGAAACGAGATACCAGATCCCAAAGGTTAAACACGTTTAAGTATTTACCACATGATAACGACCATGCCGCCGATACCATGGCAGGCAAAACCGTATCCACGGAATCAAAAGCAAAAGCGGTTATAGCAGCCCCAACACCAAGTTCTCCAAAACAAGCAACACAGCCAATGCGGCTACCTGCTGCGCCCGCTGCTGAAGTGGACAGGCAGCGGCCCCCGGCAGCAGACAAGCTTGAAGGACAATCTATACCCAAAACATCAGAGTTTCCCCCGGCCCCCGATTTGCCGAAAACGAAGCTACCCCCAGCCATGGATGCCCCAGATGCTGAGGTGAAACCGGAATGGACGCCAAATAGACCGAGACAATTTCCTCGCAAATTTCCAAGGGAACACAAAACGATTCAGATGCCGGGCAGTTCCCATCCGTTGTCGGCACCTTCCGAGCCGGCCCAGCCCACCATCCAGGTCACCATCGGCCGGGTTGAGGTGCGGGCAGTGACACCACCCGCCCCACCGGCAAAGCCCCCAAGACCGGCACCCGCGCCTTCACTGGCCTTGGACGATTACCTCAAGCAGCGCCGGGAGGGCAGACGATGAGTAACCATTTGGCCATAGCAACGGTTACGACTGCACTATCCCAGCTCATTGACAATGCGGCCAATGCGCCCGACGGAGTCAGCGGTGTTAACGTGGAAACCGGCCGCCCCAATACATCTACCATTTCAGGCAACAATATCTATCTCTTTCTTTATCAGGTGGTACCCAATGGGACGATGCGCAACAATCAGCTTCCCACACGCTCAGCCAACGGACGGCTGGTGCAACGCCCCACAGTGGCACTGGACCTTCATTACCTGATCGCCTTTCACTGCAGTACGGAACTGGTGGGACAAATGATGCTCGGTGCCGTGGTCCGCGACCTGAACGCCACCCCGGTACTTACAAAAGGAATGATTGAGGATGCAGCCACCAGTCTCAATACTACGTTCCAGGTCGAATCAAACCTGGCAGAATCGGTGGAGCAGGTAAAATTCACCCCCATTCCTATCTCTTTGGAAGAGCTGTCCAAACTCTGGTCCATCTTTTTTCAAACCCCCTATGCCCTCTCCGTAGCTTACCAGGCATCGGTGGTTCTGATCGAAGCCGAGGAAAAACCCAGACCGTCCCTGCCGGTTTTGCAGCGGGGCAAGAGTGATCAAGGCGTTGATCTGTTGCTTGGCCCCTTTCCCCTGTTGCAAACGGCCTATTACGGCATGAAGGAGGATGTGCTACTGACCGTGCGTCCCCCTTCATTTCCTGCTGCGCAATTGGGCCGCGCCGTGATCCTTTCGGGCCGGAACCTCAAGGGGACGGATATCTTCCTGCGGTTTCGCCACTCACGGTCTGACCTGCGCAACAGTCAGGATAAAGCACTAATCAATGAAATCCCGATAACGGCTGAAAATCAATCTCCCACGGAACTCAAGGTCTTGCTGCCCGAACCGGATACCACCAATACAGCACAAACAGACTGGGCACCAGGCGTCTATACGGCAACCCTTGTCAAACCCTCGTCAACAGGGGAACGTGACATCACCAGCAATGGCCTGCCCATCGCCCTTGCGCCCACCATTACCAATATTGAGGTGCAGTCAGCCACCATTATTACCACCTGCCAACCTCGGGTACACAACGGGCAGCAGGTAGTTCTGCTTTTGGCCGATAAGGAAATTGAGGGAAAAATCGATACAACAGATGCGGACAAAGTGGTTTTCAATACCTCTGGGCTCCCATCGATGCAGGGGGAACAGGTCCGTCTACGGGTGGACGGCATTGAGAGTATGCCCTTCAAACGGGCGGATACGCCGCCTCCGCTATTCGAATTTGACTCAAAGCAAAGGGTGCCCCTATCATGAGCGATCCGGCACAGTGGCAGGCAAACAATGACCGCTACCTTGGCGCGGCCTTGCATTGGCTGCGGCTGGCGTTGTTGCAGATGGCCAGGCAAAATGCCGCCGAGCCGTCCATGGAGGCGAGCCACCTTGGGTTAGCGCGGGAAAAAGAGAGAAACGAGGAGATAGCCAAGGCTGCGGCAATCATGACGGAAGCAGCGTCCGCAGCGCCGCCGCCGGCCCTGATAATTCTTGCCCGGCGTATGGGGCTTTCCACCTTTGAACAGGAGATGCTGCTCCTCTGTGCGGCCATGGAGTTCGACACCCGCATCCCCGGACTCTGCGCCCAGGCCCAGGGGGATGCAGCCAAACCATACCCCACCTTTGCCCTGGCCCTGGCCCTTTTTGACCAGCCGGGCTGGGAGGCGCTCTCCCCCGAGCGCCCCTTGCGCTACTGGCGATTGATCGAAATCAGTCAACCGCCGGCCACCCCGCTTATCCAGAGCGTGCTGCGAGCCGATGAACGAATCGTACATTACCTTAAGGGATTGAACCAGCTGGATGATCGGTTGACCGTGTATCTGAGTCCTTTTGCTCTGTCCGGGGAAGAGATGAGCTTCCTGTCCGAAGCCCAGCAGGCCACGGTCGAATCCATGGTATTCGCATTCAAGGCAGGGGCAACATTAGGGCGACCACCGGTGTTGCAACTGCTGGGTATGGATGGACTGTCAAAACAGCAGGTGGCCCTCCAGCTCTTCTCCCGGGTGGGGGTGCAGGGATTGCGGCTCCCCGGGGAACTGCTGCCCGCCAATGCAGGCGAACTGGAGAGCCTGGCCCGGCTCTGGCAGCGGGAAGGGATGCTGCTGCCCCTGGCTCTGTATCTCGATGCCCAGGAACTGGATGAAGGCCAAGGGTCAGCCGAGACCCCGCTGCACTTGGGCCGGTTCATTGAACGCTGCGGGCTCCCGGTTCTGATGGCAACCCGGGAACCCCGTGCCGGCCTGGGCATTGACGCTCCATCTTTTGTCATCGAAAAGCCCCTGCCCATGGAACAGGCGGCTGTATGGGAGACCGTGCTCAATGGAGAGGCAGGCGCCCTTCCCCAACAGCTGGCCGGCCAGTTCAATCTCAACCTGCCCGCCATCCACCAGATCGCTTCAGCTATTAATCTGAACAGCCAGAATCCCACATCCCAGGCTGAGCGGCTCTGGCAGGCCTGCCTCTGCCGCACCCGGCCAACCCTGGACAGGCTGGCCCAGCGCATTGAGTGCAAGGCCGACTGGAACCAGCTGGTGCTGCCCGAAGAGGCGTATAAGCGATTGCAGGAAATCGCGGCCCAGGTACGGCAGCGCAGTCAGGTCTATGATGGCTGGGGTTTTCGCCGCCGGATGAGCCGCGGCCTGGGCATCAGCGCCCTCTTTGCCGGGGAGAGTGGTACGGGCAAGACCATGGCCGCAGAGGTGCTGGCAGGCGAACTGCAGCTGGACCTCTACCGTATCGATCTGTCCGCCGTGGTAAGCAAATATATCGGCGAGACCGAAAAGAACCTGCGCCGGATCTTTGATGCGGCCGAGGACGGCGGCGTAATCCTGCTCTTTGATGAGGCCGATGCCCTGTTCGGCAAGCGCAGCGAGGTTAGAGACAGCCACGACCGCTACGCCAATATTGAGGTCAACTACCTGCTGCAGCGCATGGAGGCCTTTGGCGGTCTGGCCATCCTGGCCACCAACCTGAAAAGCGCCCTGGACCAGGCATTTCTCCGCCGCCTGCGGTTTATCGTTTCCTTTACCTTCCCCGGCAAGGTCGAACGCAGACAAATCTGGCAGCGCATCTTTCCCGAAAACGATGCGCACGACCAGCCGGGAACACCGCTGGACAAAATAGACTATGACCACCTGGCCCGCTTCAACCTTACTGGCGGCAGCATCCAAAATGTGGCCCTGAACAGTGCCTTTCTCGCAGCCCAGACCGGCACCCCGGTGACCATGCCGCTATTGTTTGAGGCGGTGCGCACAGAATTCCGCAAACTGGAAAAACCGGTCAATGAGCGGGATTTCCGTCCCGAACCGACAGACGGAGGAATCAGATGAATATCAACCTGCATATCGAACGTCTGGTACTGGACGGGCTGGCACTCGGCCCAGGCCAAGGGCGCAAAGTGCAGGCAGCAGTGGAGGCCGAGATTTCCCGTATGCTGCAGGCGGGGGGAATTGCCGCAGGGATACAGCAAGGTGGAGAGATAGCAAATATCAGGACAAAACCGCTGAATATCAATGACAAGGCAGCGCCTCACACCCTGGGAGTTCAGATCGCACAGTCGGTCTACGGAGGGATTGGCAAATGAAACAGATGATGACTCAGGCTAAAAAGATACCCGATTCATTGTGGTCAGGAGGTGTTCTCCAGCATGCTGCTGTGCAACCCCTGTTCAACCATGAGCCACCCCTGTCGACCTATTCATCAACACTGCCACAGCTTCAGGCGAAGCTAAAGATTGGGGAGCCGAATGATCAGTACGAACAGGAGGCTGATCGGATAGCGAACCAGGTGATGCGGATGCCGGAACAAGAGAATCCTCTTCTGCTCCAATGTCACAGCAAAACTCATTTCATTCAAAAACAAGATGATAACACTGTAAATCAAAACAAAGAACAACAGTATCATTCAAAGCTTTCTCTCCAACCCCCTCAGCCAGATATTTTAAGCCTAAAAAAACCATTTTTTGAACGTCAAGTGTATAGTCTCTGGAACGTGGAAGATGCAATAGAGGTATGGGAATATAGCTTCGATTTCTTGAAACGATTGGGGCTTAATGATATATTGGCAGGAAAAGCATCAAACCTTTTAGCTCCTTTTGCAATTGATGCACAGCTAAAAATTAACAATCCCACATGGTGGGAAATAACAGACCAAGAGCTTCAGACAACTTCACTACTACTTCCGATTCCTCTTTTTGATTTTTACCCCTATTTTAACAATTGGAGACTACTGCCAGCTCTTCAAGATGAACCACAGGTGCAACGGAAGGCATGTCCAAGACCAAAAAATGATGCAAAAATAGGACAAAGTAGAACTGAAACTCATACAGAAAATGCGCAGAAGGTAGCCCCTAATATAATTCAGGATGTGTTGTCCTCTCCGGGGCAACCACTGGATGAAGCCACGCGCAGCTTTATGGAACCAAGGTTAGGTCATGATTTCAGTCAGGTACGGGTGCATACGGACAGTAAAGCGGCGAAATCGGCGCAGGCATTGAATGCGAAGGCGTATACGGTGGGGCAAAATGTGATATTTGGTGAGGGGCAGTATGTGCCGGATAGCGAAGAAGGACGGAGGCTTGTGGCGCATGAATTGGTGCATGTGGGGCAGCAATGTTTTAAAAATAATACGAGTTCTGTAGTCACGGAAAAACTTCAACGAAGAAAAGACGACAAAAAAACTCCAAGGATGAACATAGGCCCATTTTACTTAAACTCATACAGCAAAGAGGTTAGCAAAGAAAACGTCGCCGCCATAGTTAACGCACATCTAATCGACTATAGAGAGCAGGTCAAGAGTGGTGTCAGGGGCTGGTCTGCACCCAAGGAAAAACAAAGTGACGTTTGGTTTTGTATTGCACTTGCCGGTAATCTCGTCTGGGCAGCGACGAGTTTTGTGAACCCGATGGCAAGCGGAGCTATCAAAGCCATGTCCATGATTGGGGCAGCGATCGGCTCGGGCACATTGGAAAAAGCGATGAAGGGCGAAGCCAAGGTGGCGGCAATTAAACCTAAACTTATCAAACAGGTATCAACGTACGTCGATAATTTGAAACGAGATATCACGAGTATTGTGAATAAAATATATGCCTATTACGAGAATAGGGATTTAGAGAGTTCTAATGCAGGTTGGATGGATGCAAACCAAAAAACACAAGAACGGCGTGAGGCCGCCTGGAAGATAATTTTTGACAACCAAGTTGCCCCTTGGGGTAGTTCGACTGCTATTATCACCAATACAACAAACGATATTACAATTATCTGGAGTCACTTTGAACGTCTTTATAAACTGACTATTTTATCCATTTACGGGTATCCACGATATAGCGGTCGTGAACTCATGCGTGAAATAGATAAAATCTTCTATATATCGATAGTCCAGTCTGGTGTTGCTGACAGAAGCATTGCAGTTAAAAAAAGCACTGCAATTAAGAATGATTGGGAATACAAAGTATACGAATTTCCACCGCCTCAAAAAGACATGGACGGAGCGAAAGTCAACATTCCTACAGGAAGGAGAATTATACCGATTGAACTTAAATGAGTTATTTTCATATTGCAGGACATGCCCGCTAAGTTATTGAACGGTACAGACACTTTCAGCCATCGGAGGTGAAAACATACATGTCTTTTATTAAGCTGAGTACTATCGAGTACAGGGATAGCAACTGAAAGAGAAATGGCAGAGATGATTACCTACCCCAACACGCCAAAACTCCTAAAAGGCGGCATAATCCTGCTCAACCCGACCACCGGCATCATGCTGCCCAACGGTCTCATTTCGCTGCAGTATAACCCGGATACTATCAGCCGCACCCTACAGACCCAAGGGGCTGGTGGTGAAGGCGGTGACCGTTCCGAAGCCTTGCGGATCAAAGGGCCGCCGGTGGAGACCATCAAACTCGAGGCGGAACTCGACGCCACCGACCAGCTGGAGGCGTCCGATGGTAAAGCCGTGGAGGTGGGGCTGCACCCCCAGCTGGCCCGGCTGGAGCTACTCCTTTATCCCAGCAGTGGGCAGTTGCAGGAGAACAACTATCTGGTTCAGTCGGGAAAACTGGAAATCCTGCCCATGGAGGCCCCGCTGACTCTCTTTGTCTGGAGCAAGCAGCGGACCATGCCGGTTCGAATCACCGAATTCAGTGTTACTGAGGAGGCCTTTGATGCCTCGCTCAACCCCATCCGGGCCAAGATCAGTCTGGGGCTGAGGGTCCTCAGCGTTGATGACCTGGGATTCAACCACAAAGGCGGTACCCTTTTTATGAATTATTTGAGCAATAAAGAGCAACTGGCCGGACGGGCACCGGGAGGCACACCCGGTGCAACCGGATTTTCAGGACTTTAAAACAAAGGAGGCACGATGACCGACCCCCGTGCGGCAATGATGCAAATGCTTCAGACCGGTGGACTGGCCCCTACCTACGTGGCGGCCAACAGCCGCTACGCCGGCATCGATATCGCAACCCTGGAGACGGCTGAAGGGAGAATCGTGCCCTACTTTCGGCGCCGCTTCTGTCCCCAGCCTAAAAACTTAGCCCTGCTCAACGAGCACCAGGTGGTCCAGGGTGACCGGCTGGATAATCTGGCAGCACAGTATATCGGTGATCCCGAGCAGTTCTGGCAGATCTGCGATGCCAACGGGGCCATGCGGCCGGAGGAACTGATCGAACAGACCGGCCGTCGTCTGCGGATCACCTTGCCCCAGGGCGTGCCCGGAGTCAATAATGTATAAAGGCGTACAGCTATCGCTGATGATCGGCCCATGTGTGCCGGTACCGGCGCCCCGGGAGGTCATTGATGCCTTGATCGGGCTTGAAGTCACCTCGGCGGCCGAAGGGCCCAGTGGTTTTCAACTGACCTTCAAGCTCAGTGCCCGCTCGCCCCTCCATACCCTCTTTCTGCTGTCCGCCGGAGCCCCCATCCCCATAATCCGGGTCATCATCCTGGCCACGGTGAACGGGACTGCCGAGGTGCTCATGGACGGGGTGATGACCCACCATTCGGTAAGCGGTGGCGGGACAACCGGCACCACCCTGACCGTTATAGGAGAGGACCTGTCCCGGGCCATGGACTATATTGATTTCAGCGGCTTCCCCTATCCCTGCATGCCGCCGGAAGCGCGGGTAGCTGCGATCATTGCCAAGTACGCCTTCCTTGGCATCATACCGGCGGTGATGCCAAGCGTCATGGTTGATATTCCAATCCCGATCAACCATATCCCCCAGCACCGGGGCACGGATCTGTGGTATATCCAGCGACTGGCCGAAAATGTAGGTTACACCTTTTATGTGGCCCCGGGGCCGAAACCGGGCTTAAGCGTTGCCTACTGGGGCCCGGTCTTCCGCCTGGGACGGTTTCAGCCCTCGTTAAACGTGGATATGGATGCTCATACCAATGTGGAGTCGCTCAACTTTGAATATGATACCGAATCCGCCACCCTGCCCTTTGTCTATCTCCAGGAGCCAACGACCAAGGCCCCAATCCCTGTTCCCATCCCGGATGTGTCGCCGCTGAATCCGCCCTTAGGGGCTATTGCACCGATTCCCAAAAAAATCGAGACCTACACCACCGGTACGGCCAAATACTCTCCTGTTCGCGCATTAATGGTAGGCATGGCCAAGAGAGCCAAGACCACCGAGGCAGTGACCGCCACCGGCTCATTACAGGTTGCCCGGTACGGCAGACTGTTGAAAGCGCGTCGTTTGGTGGCCGTACGCGGTGCCGGACTGGCCTTTGATGGTCTCTATTTTGTTAAAAAAGTTACCCACAAGATGAAACGCGGTGAATACACCCAGGATTTCGCCCTGGTCCGCAACGGCCTGGTTTCAACCATTCAAAAGGTTCCAGCATGAATAATGATAAAGAAACATATTACGGAAAGTATCGAGGGACGGTTGTCAACAACGAGGATCCCAAACGCCAGGGGCGTATCCAAGTGCTGGTACCCGATGTTTCGGGTATTGCCCTGTCCAATTGGGCCATGCCCTGTGTGCCCATTGGCGGACTGCAGTCAGGCATTTCCACCATTCCACCCATTGGCTCCGGGGTGTGGGTGGAGTTTGAACAGGGAGATCCGGACTATCCCATCTGGGTAGGCGGTTTCTGGGGCTCTGCCGCCGACCCGCCGGTTATGGCCCAGGCAGCGGCACCGGCAGTGCCCAATATTGTCCTCCAGAGCATCGGTCAAAACAGCGTTACTCTTTTTGGTGATCCGGCCCGGGGAGTGATGCTCAGCTGCGGCCCGGTGCCGCCGCCGGCCGGCCCCGGCATTATCCTGACCCAAGGCGCTGTGACCATCTCCAACGGCATTGCCAGTATTGAGCTGATCGGCAAAGGGGTGGTCATCAACAAAGGGGCGCTGGCCGTTGATTTCCCATAAAACCATAGCAGGAGATTTTGGTATGCCCGGTTATCTGTTGAACGTTTTTTCTCAAGTGCAATGCATGCATGGCGGTATAGCCACGCCCACGGTATCCAACCCACGGGTCCTGGTGAACGGACAACCCACGGTGCTGATGAGCACGCCATATCAGGTGGCAGGTTGTGCCATGCCCCCGCCTTCCGCAGGAAATGGGCCGTGTGTGACCGGCCAATGGACCTCGGGTACGGTACGGGTGACCTCGCTGGGACAACCGCTGCTGGTGCAGCCCGGGACATCAACCTGTGTCCCCACCGGAACGCCCCTGGTGGTGATGGCGACCCAGCCCCGCGTAAGCGCCATGTGAGGCAAAAATGAATGTTGATTATCCATTCAGTTTTGACAGCAGTGGGAAAACAGCTGCAAGCACGGACGATGATCACATCCGGAATTTAATTGAACAGGTGTTATTCACCTCTCCCGGTGAACGGATCAATCGCCCGGATTTCGGCTGCGGCCTGCTGCAACTGGTCTTTCAGCCCAACTGCCCGGAACTGGCTGCAGCTACGCAATTTACGGCGCAGGGTGCTTTGCAGCAATGGCTGGGGGATTTGATCCAGGTGGAAGCGGTGACGATTGACAGTGATGAGGCCACCTTGCAGGTGCAGGTACAGTACGTCATTCGCACCAGTCAGACGCGTAAGAGCGAGCTGTTCGAACGGAGTGTGGCATGAGCGCAACTTACTTTTGCTGTGATGAAGGCAGGCGCAGAGCGGTCCGGGAAACAAAAGGGCCGAATGGCCGGCCGCTGCTCAACGGCATCGACTATCTGGAGGTTTCTGAAACAGATCAACGGATGCTGCTTGTGCATTTTATCCATCCCCTGCCTGGGAACACTGAGGATGGTGCGCTGACCGTTGACAATGTCCAGGTAACAGGCGGGGTGCGTGTAACGGATATCCGGGTAGAGGATGTTGCCCCAACAGACAATATTTTGCAGGTGAAGGTGGACCGGCCCGGTGATTTCTCCCGGTACCGGCTGGCCCTGGTGGCAACGGCAGCCCAGGATGCGGAACCCCCAAACAACTTTGACCCGCGGCTGGCCGCCATTGAATTTTCCTTCAAGGTGAATTGCCCGAGTGACTTGGACTGCTGTGCCCAGAGCAGCTGCCCCACCCAAAAGGCAGCAGAGCCTGCCATCAACTACCTGGCAAAAGATTATGCCGGTTTCAGGCAGC
This window of the uncultured Desulfobacter sp. genome carries:
- a CDS encoding phage tail sheath C-terminal domain-containing protein, translating into MPIATSYPGVYVQEISSGVRTITGVSTSVAAFVGFFSKGPMEKAVQVFNMADFTLEFGGLHAQSEAGYAIQQFFANGGAEAWIIRTATGAEQASVEILDGIGSSSKAMEVTAINPGSWGNRLRVRIDPISPSLANAESNPFNMTVFLVEESDGREMAVQSEEFLGLTVNASDARFVEPVVNDRFSGSKLVQVSVEKNANNPLQNGTLSGELPSELVITNDTPQLTVTIGSEENSGTATLTNKPTTIAQARTLLEKAIQEARPELRAFSSASVTIVGDHLRIMAGPTDSNSRVTFAVTAEDSTSAGELQLETAQTNVQTYALGSKVIAGTAQGGGTPGDNGTLPNGTALRGRRSDKSGIYALEDVDLFNLLCIPRASVVGDDALSADEAFAVQRAAIDYCEERRAFFLMDTPTGRDEVQEIKEWLEENAGLRHKNAALYFPRIEIPDPLNGFRLRSVGACGTIAGLYARTDSTRGVWKAPAGTEATLKNAKQLEYCLTDRQNGTLNPLAINCLRNFPVYGPVCWGARTLDGSDQQASEWKYVPIRRLALFIEESLFRGTQWVVFEPNDEPLWAQIRLNIGAFMHDLFRQGAFQGKAPREAYFVKCDKETNPQSDINKGIVNILVGFAPLKPAEFVMISIQQIAGQIEV
- a CDS encoding phage tail protein, translating into MAQFSVNADRFDPYKNFKFRVKWDGKYVAGVSKVGALKRTTEVVEHREGGDPSSSRKSPGRSKYEAITLERGVTHDKEFEQWANKIWNYGSGLGAEVSLKDFRKDIIIELYNEAGQLVMSYKVYRCWASEYQALPDLDANANAVAIQTLKLENEGWERDYEVAEPAEESYTEPQ
- a CDS encoding DUF4255 domain-containing protein, which produces MSNHLAIATVTTALSQLIDNAANAPDGVSGVNVETGRPNTSTISGNNIYLFLYQVVPNGTMRNNQLPTRSANGRLVQRPTVALDLHYLIAFHCSTELVGQMMLGAVVRDLNATPVLTKGMIEDAATSLNTTFQVESNLAESVEQVKFTPIPISLEELSKLWSIFFQTPYALSVAYQASVVLIEAEEKPRPSLPVLQRGKSDQGVDLLLGPFPLLQTAYYGMKEDVLLTVRPPSFPAAQLGRAVILSGRNLKGTDIFLRFRHSRSDLRNSQDKALINEIPITAENQSPTELKVLLPEPDTTNTAQTDWAPGVYTATLVKPSSTGERDITSNGLPIALAPTITNIEVQSATIITTCQPRVHNGQQVVLLLADKEIEGKIDTTDADKVVFNTSGLPSMQGEQVRLRVDGIESMPFKRADTPPPLFEFDSKQRVPLS
- a CDS encoding ATP-binding protein gives rise to the protein MSDPAQWQANNDRYLGAALHWLRLALLQMARQNAAEPSMEASHLGLAREKERNEEIAKAAAIMTEAASAAPPPALIILARRMGLSTFEQEMLLLCAAMEFDTRIPGLCAQAQGDAAKPYPTFALALALFDQPGWEALSPERPLRYWRLIEISQPPATPLIQSVLRADERIVHYLKGLNQLDDRLTVYLSPFALSGEEMSFLSEAQQATVESMVFAFKAGATLGRPPVLQLLGMDGLSKQQVALQLFSRVGVQGLRLPGELLPANAGELESLARLWQREGMLLPLALYLDAQELDEGQGSAETPLHLGRFIERCGLPVLMATREPRAGLGIDAPSFVIEKPLPMEQAAVWETVLNGEAGALPQQLAGQFNLNLPAIHQIASAINLNSQNPTSQAERLWQACLCRTRPTLDRLAQRIECKADWNQLVLPEEAYKRLQEIAAQVRQRSQVYDGWGFRRRMSRGLGISALFAGESGTGKTMAAEVLAGELQLDLYRIDLSAVVSKYIGETEKNLRRIFDAAEDGGVILLFDEADALFGKRSEVRDSHDRYANIEVNYLLQRMEAFGGLAILATNLKSALDQAFLRRLRFIVSFTFPGKVERRQIWQRIFPENDAHDQPGTPLDKIDYDHLARFNLTGGSIQNVALNSAFLAAQTGTPVTMPLLFEAVRTEFRKLEKPVNERDFRPEPTDGGIR
- a CDS encoding DUF4157 domain-containing protein, which translates into the protein MKQMMTQAKKIPDSLWSGGVLQHAAVQPLFNHEPPLSTYSSTLPQLQAKLKIGEPNDQYEQEADRIANQVMRMPEQENPLLLQCHSKTHFIQKQDDNTVNQNKEQQYHSKLSLQPPQPDILSLKKPFFERQVYSLWNVEDAIEVWEYSFDFLKRLGLNDILAGKASNLLAPFAIDAQLKINNPTWWEITDQELQTTSLLLPIPLFDFYPYFNNWRLLPALQDEPQVQRKACPRPKNDAKIGQSRTETHTENAQKVAPNIIQDVLSSPGQPLDEATRSFMEPRLGHDFSQVRVHTDSKAAKSAQALNAKAYTVGQNVIFGEGQYVPDSEEGRRLVAHELVHVGQQCFKNNTSSVVTEKLQRRKDDKKTPRMNIGPFYLNSYSKEVSKENVAAIVNAHLIDYREQVKSGVRGWSAPKEKQSDVWFCIALAGNLVWAATSFVNPMASGAIKAMSMIGAAIGSGTLEKAMKGEAKVAAIKPKLIKQVSTYVDNLKRDITSIVNKIYAYYENRDLESSNAGWMDANQKTQERREAAWKIIFDNQVAPWGSSTAIITNTTNDITIIWSHFERLYKLTILSIYGYPRYSGRELMREIDKIFYISIVQSGVADRSIAVKKSTAIKNDWEYKVYEFPPPQKDMDGAKVNIPTGRRIIPIELK
- a CDS encoding phage baseplate assembly protein V, with amino-acid sequence MNNDKETYYGKYRGTVVNNEDPKRQGRIQVLVPDVSGIALSNWAMPCVPIGGLQSGISTIPPIGSGVWVEFEQGDPDYPIWVGGFWGSAADPPVMAQAAAPAVPNIVLQSIGQNSVTLFGDPARGVMLSCGPVPPPAGPGIILTQGAVTISNGIASIELIGKGVVINKGALAVDFP